A DNA window from Arachis duranensis cultivar V14167 chromosome 3, aradu.V14167.gnm2.J7QH, whole genome shotgun sequence contains the following coding sequences:
- the LOC107477687 gene encoding NDR1/HIN1-like protein 1 → MSSKDCGHHEDESRKLIRLILFGIGGFFFVVLLTIFIIWAVLRPTKPKFTIQDATLYAFNLSSPATNTLTITMQVTLSSHNPNRRIGIYYSNLHAYASYHNQQVTLATELPPTYQGHKDFTVWSPFLFGAAAPVSPFTLSSLQQDRGAGAVVVNVKIYGRVKWKVGTWVSGRYHLFVNCPAYIRFTGAGDRSGSGIQIVAPAKFQLLQGCSVDV, encoded by the exons ATGTCCTCCAAGGACTGCGGCCACCACGAAGACGAGAGCCGCAAGCTCATCCGCCTCATCCTGTTTGGCATCGGCGGCTTCTTCTTCGTAGTCCTCCTCACAATATTCATCATATGGGCCGTCCTCAGGCCCACCAAGCCCAAATTCACAATCCAAGACGCCACACTGTACGCCTTCAACCTCTCCTCCCCCGCCACCAACACCCTCACCATCACCATGCAAGTCACCCTCTCTTCCCACAATCCCAACCGCCGCATCGGAATCTACTATTCCAACCTCCACGCTTACGCCTCCTACCATAACCAACAG gTAACGCTTGCGACCGAGCTTCCCCCAACGTACCAAGGACACAAAGATTTCACCGTTTGGTCGCCGTTTCTTTTCGGCGCCGCAGCGCCGGTGTCGCCGTTTACGTTGAGTTCGTTGCAGCAGGACCGGGGTGCGGGTGCCGTCGTGGTCAACGTCAAGATCTACGGAAGGGTCAAGTGGAAGGTGGGGACTTGGGTCTCTGGAAGGTACCATTTGTTCGTGAACTGCCCGGCGTATATAAGGTTCACCGGCGCCGGTGATCGGAGCGGCAGCGGGATCCAGATTGTGGCTCCGGCGAAGTTTCAGCTCTTGCAGGGTTGCAGTGTTGATGTTTAG
- the LOC107477671 gene encoding uncharacterized protein LOC107477671 — protein MNTRADLLSKLASTKPGVDNRSLIQGMVKEPAVALHMTKVGPSWLDPIINFLKNGKLPEDEKEAKALRREAAKYATIQGQLFKKGLSQPLLKCLHPEQADYVLREVHKECCGHHIGGKALARKLIRAGYYWPSMMVDSKEFVKKCVKC, from the coding sequence ATGAACACACGTGCAGACCTTCTATCTAAGCTAGCAAGTACGAAACCGGGAGTCGACAACCGATCTCTCATCCAGGGCATGGTAAAGGAACCAGCGGTTGCCCTCCACATGACAAAGGTAGGCCCCTCTTGGTTGGACCCAATCATCAATTTCCTGAAAAATGGCAAACTCCCAGAAGACGAGAAAGAAGCTAAAGCGTTGAGAAGAGAGGCAGCCAAATATGCGACCATACAGGGACAACTGTTCAAGAAAGGACTCAGCCAACCCCTGTTGAAATGCCTGCACCCCGAGCAGGCGGATTACGTACTCAGAGAAGTCCACAAAGAGTGTTGCGGCCATCACATCGGGGGGAAAGCCTTAGCAAGAAAGCTCATCCGAGCTGGATACTACTGGCCATCGATGATGGTAGATTCCAAAGAATTTGTGAAGAAATGCGTCAAGTGTTAG
- the LOC107477670 gene encoding uncharacterized protein LOC107477670: protein MGATPFHRSILEVWLPKPFDKPTDMRYDGTHDPQEHLMAFEARMNLEGVGDEVRCRAFPVTLVGPAIWWFNSLPQGSAAGFSDISCAFLAQFTTRIAKAKHPINLLGVTQKTGEMTRKYLDHFNDECLEIEGLTDSVASLCLTNGLLNEDFRKHLTTKPVWKMQEIQTVAREYINDEEVSQVVAANKRKPPYTQPRQHDNGERQREHARDGGPSKAPRLFPRVGKFTNYTPSPSPS, encoded by the coding sequence ATGGGCGCCACCCCATTCCATCGTTCCATCCTCGAAGTCTGGTTGCCAAAGCCCTTTgacaaaccaacggacatgaggtatgaCGGAACCCATGACCCGCAGGAGCACCTCATGGCCTTTGAGGCCAGAATGAACCTCGAGGGAGTGGGAGACGAAGTAAGGTGCCGCGCCTTCCCAGTCACCCTAGTAGGCCCTGCGATATGGTGGTTCAATAGCCTCCCGCAGGGCTCCGCGGCCGGCTTCTCGGATATCAGTTGCGCCTTCTTAGCACAATTCACCACCAGAATCGCGAAGGCAAAACACCCGATCAATCTGCTCGGCGTCACTCAGAAAACCGGTGAAATGACCAGAAAGTACCTAGATCATTTCAACGATGAATGCTTGGAGATCGAGGGGTTAACCGACTCGGTGGCCAGTCTCTGCCTGACGAACGGGCTCCTTAACGAGGACTTCAGAAAACACCTCACCACAAAGCCGGTTTGGAAGATGCAAGAAATCCAAACTGTAGCCCGCGAATATATTAACGATGAGGAAGTCAGTCAAGTTGTGGCTGCTAACAAGCGGAAGCCCCCCTACACTCAACCCAGGCAGCACGACAACGGGGAAAGACAGAGGGAGCACGCCAGAGACGGTGGCCCGAGCAAGGCACCCAGACTGTTTCCTCGTGTCGGAAAATTCACCAATTACACCCCCTCACCCTCCCCATCATAG